One Cryptomeria japonica chromosome 9, Sugi_1.0, whole genome shotgun sequence genomic window carries:
- the LOC131858208 gene encoding uncharacterized protein LOC131858208 — SSSSSSSSSSSSSSSSSSSSSSSSTSSSSSSSSSSSSLSSSSSSSSLSSSSSSSSSSSSSSSSSSSSSSSSSSSSSSSSSSSSSSSLSSSLSSSSSSSSSSSSSSSSSSSSSSPSSSSSSSSSSSSSSSSSSSSSSSSSSSSSSSSSSSSSSSSSSSSSSSSSSSSSSSSSSSSSSSSSSSSSSSSSSSSSSSS, encoded by the coding sequence tcgtcatcatcatcatcatcgtcatcgtcatcgtcatcgtcatcgtcatcctcatcatcgtcatcgtcgtcaacgtcatcgtcgtcgtcatcatcgtcgtcgtcatcgtcgttgtcatcatcatcgtcatcatcgtcgttatcatcatcgtcatcatcgtcgtcatcatcgtcgtcatcatcgtcatcatcatcatcatcgtcatcatcatcgtcatcatcgtcgtcatcatcgtcatcatcatcatcgtcatcatcattgtcatcatcattgtcatcatcatcatcgtcgtcatcatcatcatcgtcatcatcatcgtcatcatcgtcatcatcatcaccatcatcatcatcatcgtcgtcgtcatcctcatcgtcatcctcatcctcatcatcatcgtcatcatcatcatcatcatcgtcgtcatcatcatcctcatcgtcatcatcatcgtcatcatcatcatcatcatcatcatcatcatcatcatcatcatcatcctcatcgtcatcatcatcatcatcatcatcatcatcgtcgtcgtcgtcgtcgtcgtcgtcgtcgtcgtcatcgtcatcgtcg